The following coding sequences are from one Mesorhizobium onobrychidis window:
- the ku gene encoding non-homologous end joining protein Ku, translating into MAPRPFWKGYLKLSLVTCPVAMTPATTESEKVRFHTLNRKSGHRVVSQYVDAVSGKPVAEDDEVKGYQRGEDEYVLLEDDEIDAVALESTRTIDIDMFVDADSIGWIWYDKPHYLTPDDPVGEEAFSVIRDAMQSTGTVGISRLVMYRRERAVMLEPRGKGIVLWTLRYGDEVRDPEDYFGKIEDAKPDPKLMDMVSTLIDERTRQWDPAMTGDPVQARLLEIIASKKKGKKGPAKAKAKAEQPPSNVINIMDALRKSIGSEAGKRK; encoded by the coding sequence ATGGCGCCACGTCCTTTCTGGAAAGGCTATCTGAAGCTTTCGCTCGTGACCTGTCCGGTCGCGATGACACCGGCTACCACCGAGAGCGAAAAGGTCCGGTTCCACACGCTCAATCGTAAGAGCGGGCATCGGGTCGTCAGCCAATATGTCGATGCCGTCAGCGGCAAGCCCGTTGCTGAAGACGACGAGGTGAAGGGGTATCAGCGCGGCGAGGACGAATACGTCCTGCTCGAGGACGATGAGATCGACGCAGTCGCGCTGGAGAGCACCCGTACAATCGACATCGACATGTTTGTCGATGCCGACAGCATCGGCTGGATCTGGTACGACAAGCCCCATTACCTCACTCCTGACGATCCGGTCGGGGAGGAGGCATTCTCGGTCATTCGCGATGCCATGCAGTCGACAGGGACTGTTGGAATATCGCGACTGGTCATGTATCGCCGCGAGCGCGCCGTCATGCTTGAACCGCGAGGCAAGGGCATCGTGCTGTGGACACTGCGCTATGGTGACGAGGTTCGCGATCCCGAGGATTATTTCGGCAAGATCGAAGACGCCAAACCCGACCCGAAACTGATGGACATGGTCTCGACCTTGATCGATGAGCGGACCAGGCAGTGGGATCCCGCCATGACCGGAGATCCCGTCCAGGCGCGGCTGCTGGAGATCATTGCCTCGAAGAAGAAGGGCAAGAAGGGTCCGGCAAAGGCAAAGGCCAAGGCCGAGCAACCGCCCAGCAACGTGATCAACATCATGGATGCGTTGCGCAAGAGCATCGGCTCGGAGGCCGGAAAGCGGAAATAA
- a CDS encoding phosphoribosyltransferase, translating to MIFDAPRFRDRTDAGRQLAAALTGFAATDPLVLALPRGGVPVGFEVAKALRARLDVLLVRKIGAPGHPEYGIGAVVDGENPQLVLNEEAMALVQPSDDYVEAEKRRQLLEIERRRNLYLGSRPAASVLGRTVIVVDDGIATGGTVRVALKALRKDRAAHVVLAVPVAPRDTLDLIKADVDEVVCLATPEPFVAVGRYYEDFAQTTDAEVIRLLHEAEQFERKSSMRSAG from the coding sequence ATGATCTTTGACGCGCCGAGATTCAGGGATCGAACGGATGCGGGGCGCCAGCTTGCCGCCGCCCTGACCGGGTTCGCGGCAACCGATCCTCTGGTGCTGGCGCTGCCGCGCGGCGGAGTGCCGGTCGGCTTCGAAGTGGCGAAGGCACTCCGTGCCCGGCTCGACGTGCTGCTTGTGCGCAAGATCGGCGCACCGGGCCATCCCGAATATGGCATCGGCGCGGTCGTCGACGGGGAAAATCCGCAGCTCGTCCTCAACGAGGAGGCGATGGCTTTGGTCCAACCGTCAGACGATTACGTCGAGGCAGAGAAACGGCGGCAACTGCTCGAAATCGAACGCCGCAGAAACCTCTATCTCGGCAGCAGGCCTGCGGCTTCGGTCCTGGGCCGGACCGTCATCGTCGTCGATGACGGCATTGCCACCGGAGGCACGGTCAGGGTGGCGCTCAAGGCGCTAAGGAAGGATCGCGCCGCGCATGTCGTCTTGGCCGTTCCGGTCGCACCCCGGGATACGCTCGACCTGATAAAAGCCGATGTGGACGAAGTGGTCTGTCTCGCCACGCCAGAGCCGTTTGTTGCGGTGGGCCGATATTATGAGGATTTCGCGCAGACCACGGACGCGGAGGTGATCCGGCTGCTGCATGAGGCAGAACAGTTCGAGAGAAAATCGTCGATGCGATCTGCCGGTTAA